One segment of Mesorhizobium sp. J428 DNA contains the following:
- a CDS encoding recombinase family protein, translated as MGQRAAIYCRVSTADQSCERQVDELTAFAERGDYEVLGVFKETASGASANRTARNRIIDLAQARQIDAVLVTELSRWGRSTQDLLNTLDKLAGWKVSVVAMSGMTFELDTPHGRMMATLLAGIAQFERDLLSERVKSGLAAAKARGKKLGRQSGQRPKSDRLAPKVIALSAEGRSYRWIARDLGISKNTVAEIVKRRKSSEAPQVETAL; from the coding sequence TTGGGACAGCGCGCCGCCATCTACTGCCGCGTTTCGACCGCCGACCAGTCCTGTGAGCGGCAGGTCGATGAACTGACCGCGTTCGCGGAGCGCGGCGACTATGAAGTCCTCGGCGTCTTCAAGGAAACCGCCTCCGGAGCATCGGCAAACCGGACTGCCCGCAACCGGATCATCGATCTGGCCCAGGCCAGGCAAATCGATGCCGTCCTCGTGACGGAACTGTCGCGTTGGGGCCGTTCCACACAAGACCTGCTGAACACACTCGACAAACTGGCCGGCTGGAAGGTCTCGGTTGTCGCCATGAGCGGCATGACCTTCGAACTCGACACACCGCACGGCCGCATGATGGCGACCCTGCTCGCCGGCATCGCTCAGTTCGAGCGCGATCTTCTGAGCGAGCGCGTGAAATCAGGCCTGGCCGCAGCAAAGGCACGCGGTAAGAAACTCGGCCGACAATCTGGACAACGTCCTAAATCCGATCGGCTCGCACCGAAGGTCATTGCGTTGAGCGCCGAAGGTCGCAGCTACCGATGGATCGCTCGCGATCTCGGCATCAGCAAGAATACCGTCGCGGAGATCGTCAAGCGCCGCAAGTCTTCTGAGGCTCCACAGGTGGAGACCGCATTATGA
- a CDS encoding Tn3 family transposase, whose product MPRRQILTERQRSALFDLPTDEASLLRHYILSDDDLTHIRERRRARNRFGFALQLCALRYPGRLLSPGELIPQELSRFLAAQLGLSVGDLAEYAAREETRHEHLAALRTIYSYRSFAGRGAQELRDWLATQAEDARSNEDLVRRFVERCRQTQIILPAITTIERLCADALVEAERRIEMRIAERLDQPMRDQLNALLTEMVEGNISRFIWLRKIETGDNSAMANRLLDRLEFLQNLALDPQVLAGVPPHRVARLRRQGERYFTDGLRDIGTDRRLATLAVCAVEWAAATADAIVETHDRIVGKTWQEAKRLCDGRAADARTAVTDTLRAFSGLGMVMLEARDDGTSLEAAIATSPGWTELEKLVATASQLTDTLAADPLAHVTQGFHRFRRYAPRMLRRLDIKAAAVATPLMEAIALVRGKCDPPSLPTAFLRSTSKWNRHLKTQDEGDNRLWEVAVLFHLRDAFRSGDVWLAHSRRYADLKQALVPMAAAQATARLAVPFEAEAWLADRKARMSDGLKRLAKAARTGTLPLGSIEDGVLHMERLTAVAPKDADELILDLYRRMPEVRITDILLDVEAATGFADAFTHLRTGAPCQDKIGLLNVMLAEGLNFGLRKMAEASNTHDYWQLSRLSRWHVDSDAIDQALAMVVAAQGRLPMAQFWGMGTSASSDGQFFPTARQGEAMNLVNAKYGNDPGLKAYTHLSDQFAPFATQLIPATVSEAPYILDGLLMNEAGQRAREQYADTGGFTDHVFATASILGYRFIPHIRDLPSKRLYVFNPAGTPSELRGLVGGRVREDLIVSNWPDILRSAATMVAGIMPPSQLLRKFASYPRQHDLALALREVGRIERTLFIIEWILDADMQRRARIGLNKGEAHHALKNALRIGRQGEIRDRTTEGQHYRLAALNLLAAIIIYWNTVHLGQAVAQRSNAGLPVPLELLSHISPLGWAHILLTGEYRWPKNGSRQSILGR is encoded by the coding sequence ATGCCTCGACGCCAAATTCTGACCGAGCGACAGCGCTCCGCACTCTTTGATCTGCCGACGGACGAAGCGTCACTGTTGCGGCACTACATTTTGTCCGATGACGATCTCACCCATATTCGGGAGCGACGCCGAGCGCGCAATCGTTTCGGCTTTGCCCTGCAACTGTGTGCCCTGCGCTATCCCGGTCGGCTGCTGTCCCCTGGAGAGCTTATCCCGCAAGAGCTGTCCCGGTTTCTGGCAGCGCAGCTTGGGCTGAGCGTCGGGGACCTGGCCGAATACGCGGCGCGGGAGGAAACACGCCATGAGCATCTGGCCGCGTTGCGTACGATCTACAGCTACAGGAGCTTTGCCGGTCGTGGCGCCCAGGAACTGCGGGACTGGCTTGCCACTCAAGCCGAAGACGCGCGTTCAAACGAGGACCTCGTGCGCCGGTTTGTCGAACGATGCCGCCAAACCCAGATCATTCTTCCGGCAATCACGACGATCGAGCGGTTGTGCGCCGATGCTCTGGTGGAAGCCGAGCGCCGGATCGAGATGAGGATTGCCGAGCGTCTTGATCAACCCATGCGTGACCAGCTCAACGCGCTGCTGACGGAAATGGTCGAGGGCAACATCAGCCGCTTCATCTGGTTGCGCAAAATCGAGACCGGCGACAATTCGGCCATGGCCAATCGTTTGCTCGACAGGCTCGAATTCCTGCAAAACCTCGCTCTCGACCCACAGGTGCTGGCCGGTGTTCCGCCACACCGGGTTGCTCGGCTCCGCCGACAGGGTGAGCGGTATTTCACCGATGGTTTGCGCGATATTGGCACAGACAGGCGTCTGGCTACACTCGCTGTCTGCGCGGTGGAATGGGCCGCCGCGACCGCCGATGCCATTGTCGAAACCCATGATCGAATCGTCGGCAAAACCTGGCAGGAAGCCAAACGGCTCTGCGACGGACGAGCCGCAGATGCCAGGACCGCCGTAACCGATACCTTGCGGGCCTTTTCCGGTCTCGGCATGGTGATGCTCGAAGCGCGAGACGACGGCACCTCCCTGGAAGCGGCGATCGCCACATCACCAGGCTGGACGGAACTGGAGAAACTGGTCGCCACTGCCTCGCAACTCACCGATACACTTGCCGCCGATCCGCTGGCCCATGTCACGCAAGGTTTTCATCGCTTCCGGCGTTATGCGCCGCGTATGCTGCGCAGGCTGGATATCAAGGCGGCCGCCGTGGCCACGCCGCTCATGGAGGCGATTGCCCTGGTCAGGGGAAAATGCGATCCACCGTCACTGCCTACAGCTTTTTTGCGATCGACCTCCAAATGGAACCGGCATCTCAAAACGCAAGACGAAGGCGACAATCGTTTGTGGGAGGTGGCGGTCCTGTTTCACTTGCGCGACGCATTCCGCTCCGGCGATGTCTGGCTTGCGCACTCACGCCGCTATGCCGATCTCAAACAGGCACTGGTGCCGATGGCGGCCGCCCAGGCCACGGCAAGATTGGCGGTTCCATTCGAAGCCGAGGCGTGGCTTGCCGATCGCAAGGCCAGAATGTCGGACGGGCTGAAACGCCTGGCGAAAGCTGCCCGAACCGGGACCCTTCCGCTCGGCAGCATCGAGGACGGTGTCCTGCACATGGAACGCCTGACAGCAGTGGCGCCCAAGGATGCCGACGAGCTGATCCTCGATCTTTACCGGCGTATGCCGGAGGTGCGCATAACCGACATTCTACTGGATGTTGAAGCGGCGACGGGGTTTGCCGATGCCTTCACCCATCTTCGCACCGGCGCACCCTGTCAGGACAAAATCGGTTTGCTGAATGTGATGCTTGCCGAAGGCCTCAACTTCGGACTGAGAAAGATGGCCGAGGCTTCAAATACCCATGACTACTGGCAATTGTCGCGCCTGTCGCGCTGGCATGTCGACAGCGACGCCATCGACCAGGCTCTCGCCATGGTCGTCGCGGCCCAGGGGCGTTTGCCCATGGCCCAATTCTGGGGAATGGGCACTTCGGCTTCCAGCGACGGTCAGTTCTTCCCGACCGCCCGACAGGGCGAGGCGATGAATCTCGTCAACGCCAAATACGGCAACGATCCCGGCCTGAAAGCCTATACGCACCTGTCAGATCAGTTTGCCCCTTTCGCAACCCAGCTCATTCCGGCAACCGTCAGCGAGGCACCTTACATTCTCGACGGACTGCTCATGAACGAGGCCGGCCAACGCGCACGGGAGCAATATGCCGATACCGGCGGCTTCACCGATCATGTCTTCGCCACCGCCTCGATCCTCGGCTACCGCTTCATCCCCCATATCCGGGATTTGCCATCGAAGCGCCTTTATGTGTTCAACCCCGCCGGGACACCGAGCGAGTTGCGCGGCCTGGTCGGCGGCAGGGTCAGGGAAGACTTGATCGTCTCGAACTGGCCCGACATCCTGCGCAGCGCCGCGACCATGGTCGCCGGCATCATGCCGCCGAGTCAGTTGCTGCGAAAATTCGCATCCTATCCGCGCCAGCACGATCTCGCGCTCGCCCTTCGTGAGGTTGGCCGCATTGAGCGTACGCTCTTCATCATAGAATGGATCCTCGATGCCGACATGCAGCGGCGGGCTCGTATCGGCCTCAACAAGGGCGAGGCGCATCACGCGCTCAAGAATGCCTTGCGCATCGGCCGGCAAGGCGAAATCCGCGACCGAACGACTGAGGGCCAGCACTATCGCCTCGCCGCCCTCAACCTGCTTGCCGCCATCATCATCTACTGGAACACGGTGCATCTTGGTCAGGCCGTCGCGCAACGTAGCAATGCCGGCCTCCCCGTACCGCTAGAATTGCTCTCCCATATCTCGCCGCTTGGATGGGCGCACATCCTGCTGACCGGCGAATACAGATGGCCAAAAAATGGCAGCAGGCAATCTATTTTGGGGAGGTGA
- a CDS encoding DUF6429 family protein: MDDVDIDRIDDAVLGLLWLTVHDERRAWRGHDWDALDRLHRKGLIADPVNKAKSVVLTDEGLKRAEELFQILFTSPK, translated from the coding sequence ATGGATGACGTTGATATCGATAGAATTGATGATGCGGTTTTGGGGCTGCTGTGGCTGACGGTGCATGACGAGCGGCGAGCCTGGAGGGGGCATGACTGGGATGCGTTGGATCGGTTGCACCGCAAGGGGCTGATTGCCGATCCGGTCAATAAGGCGAAATCTGTCGTTCTGACGGATGAAGGGTTGAAGCGAGCGGAGGAGCTTTTCCAGATCTTGTTCACCTCCCCAAAATAG
- a CDS encoding replication protein RepA, producing MIADKTNYNMRTRQSPEAREREPVAIGDFFGHVPKPKPTSKRTQTKIDAQIAIDARADAADKPKPRKRVAEKPVVAVYDYNRYEDLPARVRDLIEAYLAIEKTDAKAAGSLGFMTRALAIATLPHKRVQDHRFMRKNGDFTLTMLTAHPDGLPYGTLPRLLLTWVCSEAVRTGEPVLSLGPTLAAYLRELGLKNTGGARGDITRLKHAMTTLFSSIISCRYEGRDSWALQNVLLADRVEWWQPQDREDAGAWQSKLHLSRPFFKECVDHPVPVNLVAMKALRHSPLALDIYVWMTHRMSYLSKRTVIPWFSLSAQFGASYAQNDQGLRDFKRAFLRELKHVVTIYTEARISTSEHGLVLYPSPTHVPPRITKQQAILPFLD from the coding sequence ATGATCGCTGACAAAACGAATTACAACATGCGGACGAGGCAATCGCCCGAAGCACGAGAGCGAGAGCCGGTCGCCATCGGCGACTTCTTCGGCCATGTGCCGAAACCCAAGCCCACTTCAAAGCGCACGCAGACCAAGATCGACGCGCAGATCGCTATCGACGCCCGTGCCGACGCGGCCGACAAACCGAAACCGCGCAAGCGTGTCGCCGAGAAACCGGTTGTAGCTGTCTACGACTACAACCGCTACGAAGACCTGCCAGCGCGTGTCCGCGACCTGATCGAGGCGTATCTCGCCATCGAGAAGACCGACGCCAAGGCCGCCGGCTCCCTCGGTTTTATGACCCGGGCCCTCGCCATTGCCACCCTGCCGCACAAACGCGTGCAGGATCACCGGTTCATGCGCAAAAACGGCGATTTCACCCTAACCATGCTGACAGCGCATCCCGATGGCCTCCCCTATGGCACCCTGCCCCGCCTGTTGCTGACCTGGGTATGTTCGGAGGCGGTTCGCACGGGCGAGCCCGTCCTATCCCTCGGCCCGACGCTCGCCGCGTACCTGCGGGAGCTGGGCCTCAAGAACACGGGCGGCGCCCGTGGCGACATTACGCGGCTCAAGCACGCAATGACGACGCTATTCAGCTCGATCATTTCCTGCCGTTACGAGGGCCGCGACTCCTGGGCACTGCAGAACGTGCTGCTTGCCGATCGCGTCGAATGGTGGCAACCGCAGGACCGCGAAGATGCGGGCGCTTGGCAATCGAAATTGCACCTGTCGCGCCCATTTTTTAAAGAGTGCGTCGATCACCCGGTTCCGGTCAATCTGGTCGCGATGAAAGCACTGCGCCATTCGCCGCTGGCGCTCGACATCTATGTCTGGATGACGCACCGCATGTCATATCTGTCCAAGCGCACTGTGATCCCGTGGTTCTCGCTCAGCGCGCAGTTCGGCGCTTCCTACGCTCAGAATGATCAGGGCCTGCGGGACTTCAAGCGCGCATTCCTGCGCGAGTTGAAACACGTCGTCACCATCTATACCGAAGCCCGAATTTCCACATCGGAACACGGCTTGGTGCTGTATCCCAGCCCGACCCACGTCCCGCCGAGAATCACGAAACAGCAAGCCATTTTGCCATTCCTCGACTAA
- a CDS encoding Fic family protein yields MAAETERSELRERLEGFHTSKRLTELYLSPVGGNFDSAHLREINRRIFQDLPAAGFPEVKPGQFREPAPAGMDWVKHRQLDGLNVISHVAYSPMDNASIARLDDALQQIDVAKLSRLKTTPFVRAIGRLYSELDYIHPFPDGNSRTLREFTRELAEACGYNIDWTRFAAHPNGRNLLYVGRDLAVNELAMPHLRNDQTRRSVAFTQDQLAGNRDLTDLLRDAVLPGRAIAFRKLREPAALAAFPELATAFETMHKAEAFSREKYADDAGQRREFMDAVRKTVLERLDAGHTNDFGMKKNRPQEAERVRSPPSGERDR; encoded by the coding sequence GTGGCCGCTGAAACCGAGCGGTCGGAGCTTCGCGAACGCCTTGAGGGTTTTCATACCTCCAAGCGGCTGACCGAGCTTTACCTCTCGCCTGTCGGGGGAAACTTCGACAGCGCGCATCTGCGCGAAATCAATCGCCGGATCTTCCAGGACTTGCCCGCGGCCGGATTTCCCGAAGTGAAGCCCGGCCAGTTCCGCGAGCCGGCTCCGGCAGGCATGGATTGGGTGAAGCATCGGCAGCTGGACGGGCTGAATGTTATCTCCCACGTCGCCTACTCGCCGATGGACAACGCCTCGATCGCGCGTCTCGACGACGCCCTGCAGCAGATCGACGTTGCCAAGCTGTCGCGCCTCAAGACAACACCCTTCGTCCGCGCCATCGGACGCCTTTATTCCGAACTCGACTACATCCATCCGTTTCCGGATGGAAACAGCCGCACGCTTCGCGAATTTACCCGCGAGCTGGCCGAGGCCTGCGGCTACAACATCGACTGGACCCGCTTTGCGGCCCATCCGAACGGACGCAACCTGCTCTACGTCGGCCGAGACCTGGCTGTGAACGAACTGGCGATGCCGCATCTGCGCAACGACCAGACGCGGCGCAGCGTGGCATTCACTCAGGACCAGCTTGCGGGGAACCGCGACCTTACCGACCTGCTGCGCGATGCCGTGCTGCCGGGCCGCGCTATCGCCTTCCGGAAGCTGCGCGAGCCTGCAGCTCTTGCCGCCTTTCCGGAACTCGCAACCGCCTTCGAGACAATGCACAAGGCCGAGGCCTTCAGCCGCGAGAAATATGCAGACGATGCCGGACAGCGGCGCGAATTCATGGACGCCGTGCGTAAGACGGTCCTTGAACGCCTGGACGCCGGACACACGAATGATTTCGGGATGAAGAAGAACAGGCCGCAGGAGGCGGAACGCGTCCGTTCCCCTCCTTCGGGAGAACGCGACAGATAA
- a CDS encoding antitoxin VbhA family protein: MSEVSEVTITFRVPRDLKDGFAKIAKNNHRNSSLLLRDFMRETVESGGRNVAPLTDAQQLERARAVAYGQASAALEGFPVSPEAADLGKRFVSGQIELSEFAAASHGAGRGR; this comes from the coding sequence ATGTCCGAAGTGTCAGAAGTCACCATCACGTTCCGCGTTCCGCGCGATCTTAAGGATGGTTTCGCCAAGATCGCCAAGAACAACCATCGGAATTCGTCCCTGCTCTTGCGCGATTTCATGCGCGAAACGGTCGAATCCGGCGGCCGAAATGTCGCTCCGCTCACCGATGCTCAGCAACTGGAAAGAGCGCGGGCGGTTGCCTACGGTCAGGCCTCGGCCGCGCTTGAAGGCTTCCCCGTCTCTCCCGAAGCGGCAGACCTCGGCAAGCGCTTTGTCTCTGGCCAGATCGAGTTGAGCGAATTCGCGGCCGCCAGCCACGGTGCCGGCCGTGGCCGCTGA